A genomic region of Bacillota bacterium contains the following coding sequences:
- a CDS encoding IS1380 family transposase, protein MNSVQGYSMNFNSRMKLNFAGGNLTSDAGLLLYKEFDHKIGLSETVKK, encoded by the coding sequence ATGAATAGTGTACAGGGTTACAGCATGAACTTCAACTCCCGAATGAAATTAAATTTTGCCGGTGGCAACCTAACCTCAGACGCAGGCTTGTTATTGTACAAGGAATTTGATCACAAAATCGGTCTTTCCGAAACCGTTAAAAAA